The region TCTCGTCTCGATTTTGCTCATTGAGTGCTCAAATGCTTCAGATAAATCAATATTAAGTGAGTTCGCAAAACACGACAGAACAAATATGATATCGCCTAACTCCTCTTCCACAGTCTTTTCCGTCTCAGAGGATTTTTTAGGTTTTTCCCCATAATAATGATTGACCTCACGAGCCAGTTCACCACTTTCCTCCGTTAATCTTGCCATCAGACTGAGTGGTGAAAAGTAACCTTCCTTAAACTGGGATATGTAAGCATCAACCCGTTGCTGGATTTCCTGTGTGCTGTAATTTGTATGTTTTGTTGTCATATACACATCTCCTCAGCTATTCAATCTTCTTTAATGTTAGCTAATCAGCATTACTTTGACAAATGTTTACGTTTAAAACCCGGGAGAAATTTTTATGATTGACCTTATAAAAAGTTTCAACCTGCGATAAATGCCTAATCTTTCAGTTAGTCTTACTTCAATTTGTTTACCGGGTTGATATTGTCTATAATATTTATGAAATGGAGGTAAATCGCTATGGTTTTTGGTTTGAAATTAAAAAACATATTTTTTATTCTGCTTGGTTCCGCAATTTTTTCGTTTGGCATTGTTCATTTTAATATGCAGAACAACTTGGGTGAAGGTGGATTTACTGGTATTACACTATTATTGTATTTTCTCTGGGGATGGGATCCCGCAATTTCCAATCTGCTTCTCAATATTCCGGTTTTCTTTATCGGGTGGAAATTTTTAGGGAGGAATACATTTTATTACACAATCATTGGAACAGCAGCCGTATCCGTTTTTTTATACGTGTTTCAGATCAATCCGATCGAAATAGACCTGCATTCTGATATGACGCTCGCAGCGCTATTTGCCGGTGTTTTTATCGGTGTCGGATTGGGTATCATATTCCGCTATGGGGGAACCACGGGCGGAGTTGATATTATTGCAAGACTAGTCCATAAATATGTCGGTTGGAGTATGGGAAGAACAATGTTTCTGTTCGACTTTGTTGTTATCACTACATCTGTGTTTTCCATTCTGGACCTTGTCAATGGTATGTATACACTGGTGGCAGTCTACGTTGGCGCCCGTGTCATTGATTTTATTCAGGAAGGGGCGTATTCCGCCCGTGGTGCAACCATTATCTCAAGCTGCAGTGATGATATTGCCAGTAAAATCATTCAGGATATGGATCGTGGTGTTACCGTTTTATCCGGTCGCGGCAGCTTTACCGGTGAACAACGCGATGTTCTTTACTGTATCGTTGGCAGAAATGAAATTGTCCGGTTAAAAAATATTATTAATGATGTTGACCCTCATGCATTTGTTGCGGTAAGTTCCGTACACGACGTTGTCGGCGAAGGGTTCACACTGGATGAAAATAAAAACCCGATAAATGATTAGGTTGTTTTATATTTAAAGCTATGTGAACAGTTGAACAAAACTGCGACATAAACTGCTGGAATGAGTTCTATAATTACATCCATCTCTCGCCCTGCCGTCCGGGATCGCTCCGGGCGGATGCTTTCCGCGGGCACGGCCTCAGCCTCCTCGAGAAAACCACTCTGCGGGGTCTTCGGACACGTGCTGTTCCCGCAGGAGTCACCGCCCTCCGCTCACCCGGACTAGTGTAGTGGTATCATTCGTTTTTCTATAACGATTTCGATTCCAGCAAAGAGTGCCTAGACTCCGTAGCGCGACAGCGCAAGGAGGCTCATCAGCCGCCCACGGTAAAGAAGACACTGCGAAAGCTTGCTTGAGCAGGTCGCGCTTATGCTCGAAAGTGAAAGCGACGTGTATTTCCGCAGCGGTGGTAGAACATCATACTATGTCGCAGTTTATGGAAATTTTGTCGGTAACAAACGATGAAAAATATATACTGTC is a window of Virgibacillus ihumii DNA encoding:
- a CDS encoding nucleotide pyrophosphohydrolase gives rise to the protein MTTKHTNYSTQEIQQRVDAYISQFKEGYFSPLSLMARLTEESGELAREVNHYYGEKPKKSSETEKTVEEELGDIIFVLSCFANSLNIDLSEAFEHSMSKIETRDKDRWTKK
- a CDS encoding YitT family protein, which encodes MVFGLKLKNIFFILLGSAIFSFGIVHFNMQNNLGEGGFTGITLLLYFLWGWDPAISNLLLNIPVFFIGWKFLGRNTFYYTIIGTAAVSVFLYVFQINPIEIDLHSDMTLAALFAGVFIGVGLGIIFRYGGTTGGVDIIARLVHKYVGWSMGRTMFLFDFVVITTSVFSILDLVNGMYTLVAVYVGARVIDFIQEGAYSARGATIISSCSDDIASKIIQDMDRGVTVLSGRGSFTGEQRDVLYCIVGRNEIVRLKNIINDVDPHAFVAVSSVHDVVGEGFTLDENKNPIND